ATCTTCCCTAAAAACATTACGCATGGGCAGAACATGGGCAGTCGGTTCCACATTCTCCGTATCCAGCTCGTTCAGTTTATTAATGTATTCCAGGATACTGCCCAACTGCTGCGTATACATTTCCTTTTCCTCTTCGGAGAGTTCCAAACGAGC
This is a stretch of genomic DNA from Calderihabitans maritimus. It encodes these proteins:
- the gatC gene encoding Asp-tRNA(Asn)/Glu-tRNA(Gln) amidotransferase subunit GatC, which produces MISKKEVEHVALLARLELSEEEKEMYTQQLGSILEYINKLNELDTENVEPTAHVLPMRNVFREDQSRTWLDNETALANAPSKQDGYFKVPRIV